In Acipenser ruthenus unplaced genomic scaffold, fAciRut3.2 maternal haplotype, whole genome shotgun sequence, a single window of DNA contains:
- the LOC117397955 gene encoding interleukin-1 beta-like, with protein sequence MSYNTRVSSEMANEIASEIFDFEAQHCPLVEKRMQDERPQKVGWVGDNGLELRVSGYVRSMRQAVTLVLAVEKMKRPHRKAIGSELSDVDLLNILMEHVNEEHVMLEVNPDLESFETELRRRRSDEPHSISDSEKKGWVMNELDGRPMELTASMLQGPNISQQVTLSLSTYIPQTQPGLGQPVVLGIGGNNYFLSCNSPHNSPVLELEKVQNRDDLKTISLSSDATRFLFYKRDSGSTSTFESARFPGWFISTARNVDRVRVAMCNGRVSAGRVTDFQVSRI encoded by the exons ATGAGCTACAACACACGCGTATCTTCTGAAATGGCAAACGAAATCGCCAG CGAGATCTTTGACTTTGAAGCACAacactgccccctggtggagaAG AGAATGCAAGATGAGCGTCCGCAGAAGGTGGGCTGGGTGGGAGACAACGGTCTCGAGTTGCGGGTGTCCGGCTATGTGCGCTCCATGAGACAGGCAGTGACGCTGGTCCTGGCCGTGGAGAAGATGAAGAGACCGCACAGGAAAGCGATCGGGTCCGAGCTTTCCGACGTAGACCTGCTGAACATCTTGATGGAGCACGTGAATGAAG AGCACGTGATGCTGGAGGTGAATCCCGACTTGGAGAGCTTTGAGACCGAGCTGAGACGGCGCCGCTCCGACGAGCCCCACTCGATAAGCGACTCGGAGAAGAAGGGCTGGGTGATGAACGAGCTGGATGGGCGCCCCATGGAGCTGACAGCCAGCATGCTGCAGGGCCCCAACATCTCACAGCAAG TGACTCTGAGCCTCTCCACCTACATACCGCAGACCCAGCCCGGATTGGGGCAACCCGTGGTTCTGGGCATCGGGGGCAATAATTACTTCCTGTCCTGCAACAGCCCACACAACTCACCCGTCCTGGAGcttgag aaGGTGCAGAATCGGGATGATTTGAAGACGATCAGCCTGAGCAGCGACGCGACCCGGTTCCTGTTTTACAAGCGAGACAGTGGCAGCACCTCCACTTTCGAGTCGGCTCGGTTCCCCGGCTGGTTTATCAGCACCGCCAGGAACGTGGACCGCGTGAGAGTGGCCATGTGTAACGGGAGAGTGTCCGCAGGGCGCGTCACCGACTTCCAGGTGTCGCGCATTTGA
- the LOC117397956 gene encoding interleukin-1 beta-like yields MSYNTRVSSEMANEIASEMFDFEAQHCPLEEKRMQDERPQKVGWVGDNGLELRVSGYVRSMRQAVTLVLAVEKMKRPHRKAIGSELSDVDLLNILMEHVNEEHVMLEVNPDLERFETELRRRRSDEPHSISDSEKKGWVMNELDGRPVELTASMLQGPNISQQVTLSLSTYIPQTQPGLGQPVVLGIGGNNYFLSCNSPHNSPVLELEKVQNRDDLKSISLSSDATRFLFYKRDSGSTSTFESARFPGWFISTARNVDRVRVAMCNGRVSAGRVTDFQVSRI; encoded by the exons ATGAGCTACAACACACGCGTATCTTCTGAAATGGCAAACGAAATCGCCAG CGAGATGTTTGACTTTGAAGCACAACACTGCCCCCTGGAGGAGAAG AGAATGCAAGATGAGCGTCCGCAGAAGGTGGGCTGGGTGGGAGACAACGGTCTCGAGTTGCGGGTGTCCGGCTATGTGCGCTCCATGAGACAGGCAGTGACGCTTGTCCTGGCCGTGGAGAAGATGAAGAGACCGCACAGGAAAGCGATCGGGTCCGAGCTTTCCGATGTAGACCTGCTGAACATCTTGATGGAGCACGTGAATGAAG AGCACGTGATGCTGGAGGTGAATCCCGACTTGGAGAGGTTTGAGACCGAGCTGAGACGGCGCCGCTCCGACGAGCCCCACTCGATAAGCGACTCGGAGAAGAAGGGCTGGGTGATGAACGAGCTGGATGGGCGCCCCGTGGAGCTGACAGCCAGCATGCTGCAGGGCCCCAACATCTCACAGCAAG TGACTCTGAGCCTCTCCACCTACATACCGCAGACCCAGCCCGGATTGGGGCAACCCGTGGTTCTGGGCATCGGGGGCAATAATTACTTCCTGTCCTGCAACAGCCCACACAACTCACCCGTCCTGGAGcttgag aaGGTGCAGAATCGGGATGATTTGAAGTCGATCAGCCTGAGCAGCGACGCGACCCGGTTCCTGTTTTACAAGCGAGACAGTGGCAGCACCTCCACTTTCGAGTCGGCTCGGTTCCCCGGCTGGTTTATCAGCACCGCCAGGAACGTGGACCGCGTGAGAGTGGCCATGTGTAACGGGAGAGTGTCCGCAGGGCGCGTCACCGACTTCCAGGTGTCGCGCATTTGA